In Hallerella succinigenes, the following are encoded in one genomic region:
- a CDS encoding DNA methylase, which translates to MEKRTYIAIDLKSFYASAECAFRGLDPLTTNLVVADASRTEKTICLAVSPSLKALGIPGRPRLFEVLQKLEDYRRKTGKKIDFITATPQMAKYMDISAQIYNVYLKYISPDDIHVYSIDECFFDVSRYLSLYKKSAHDLARSMIQDVLKTTGITATAGIGPNLFLCKAAMDILAKHIPADKDGVRIAEIDEQIFREKLWTHKPLTSFWQVGAGLSQRLESMGLYTMGDVARASLHFPEQLYKTFGVNAEILIDHAWGYEPCTIADIKKFKPKSNSLGAGQVLSSAYSWEKARIVVREMVDSITLDLIDKHLVTNALTLDVGYDRENVSKGMYRGPLVIDRYGREIPKPAHGTANMGHYTSSQSQIAQAVLELFDRLVPPNLTVKRLNLAANNILDAKYEEFDLFTDAHAEEKEKKRLQAELLIKKRFGKNAILKGMDLEEGATAKERNSQIGGHRA; encoded by the coding sequence GTGGAAAAGCGGACCTATATCGCAATCGACCTCAAGTCATTTTACGCTTCTGCAGAATGCGCTTTCCGCGGTCTAGACCCTTTGACTACAAACCTCGTCGTCGCCGACGCCAGCCGTACCGAAAAAACGATCTGCCTCGCCGTGTCCCCGAGCCTCAAAGCGCTCGGCATTCCCGGTAGACCACGCCTCTTCGAAGTCCTCCAAAAGCTCGAAGATTACCGCCGAAAGACCGGTAAAAAAATCGATTTCATTACGGCTACCCCGCAGATGGCGAAGTACATGGATATTTCCGCCCAAATCTACAACGTCTATCTCAAGTACATCAGCCCCGACGACATCCACGTCTATTCGATCGACGAATGCTTTTTTGATGTTTCCCGGTACCTTTCGCTGTACAAAAAATCCGCCCACGACCTCGCCCGCTCCATGATCCAGGATGTTCTCAAAACCACAGGCATCACAGCGACCGCGGGCATAGGACCGAACCTATTCCTCTGCAAGGCGGCGATGGACATTTTGGCAAAGCACATCCCTGCCGACAAGGACGGAGTCCGCATTGCCGAAATCGACGAGCAGATCTTTCGTGAAAAGCTCTGGACACACAAACCTTTGACCAGTTTTTGGCAGGTCGGTGCAGGTCTTTCGCAAAGGCTTGAATCCATGGGACTTTATACCATGGGAGATGTCGCACGGGCAAGTCTTCACTTTCCCGAGCAGCTGTACAAGACCTTTGGCGTGAATGCGGAAATCTTGATCGACCATGCCTGGGGCTATGAGCCTTGCACCATCGCCGACATCAAAAAGTTCAAGCCCAAATCGAACAGCCTCGGTGCAGGGCAGGTTCTATCCTCTGCTTACAGCTGGGAAAAGGCGCGTATTGTCGTCCGAGAAATGGTCGATTCCATTACGCTCGATCTGATCGACAAGCATCTCGTAACAAACGCTTTGACCTTGGACGTGGGCTATGACCGAGAAAACGTTTCCAAGGGAATGTACCGAGGACCCCTTGTCATCGACCGCTACGGAAGAGAAATTCCAAAGCCCGCCCACGGAACAGCGAACATGGGGCATTACACGTCTTCGCAGTCCCAAATTGCGCAAGCGGTCCTTGAACTATTTGACCGCCTCGTTCCGCCGAATTTGACTGTCAAAAGATTGAACCTGGCAGCCAATAACATTCTCGACGCCAAATACGAAGAATTCGATCTGTTCACCGACGCCCATGCAGAAGAAAAAGAAAAAAAGCGTTTGCAAGCGGAACTCTTGATTAAAAAACGTTTTGGCAAAAACGCGATTCTCAAAGGCATGGATCTAGAAGAAGGCGCAACGGCCAAAGAAAGGAATTCCCAAATCGGAGGCCACCGTGCATAA
- a CDS encoding pseudouridine synthase, which yields MTVLLFNKPYGVLSQFSPEGNHRALNEFHFPKGVYAAGRLDHDSEGALLLTDHGQLIKTLLDPKKAHPRTYLAQVEGQITEEAIQKLMNGIVIQGYHTRKCKAEIVPEPQYLWNRNPPIRYRANIPTSWVKLTLIEGKNRQVRHMTAAVGFPTLRLVRIQIDKLGLDGLKPGEWKDVTAFFSHTTMQSTHRKRNRSNRDR from the coding sequence ATGACGGTCCTTCTTTTCAACAAACCCTACGGCGTTTTAAGCCAATTTTCCCCCGAAGGGAATCACCGGGCATTGAATGAATTCCATTTTCCGAAAGGCGTTTATGCGGCAGGCCGTTTGGACCACGACAGCGAAGGCGCTTTACTGCTTACCGATCATGGTCAGCTGATTAAAACCCTTCTCGACCCCAAAAAGGCGCATCCGCGCACCTATCTTGCGCAGGTCGAAGGTCAAATCACCGAAGAAGCCATTCAGAAATTAATGAATGGCATTGTCATCCAAGGCTATCATACAAGAAAATGCAAAGCGGAAATCGTCCCGGAACCTCAATATCTCTGGAACCGCAATCCACCCATCCGTTACCGGGCAAACATCCCCACTTCCTGGGTCAAACTGACACTGATCGAAGGCAAAAACCGCCAGGTCCGCCACATGACAGCGGCGGTGGGTTTCCCCACGCTCCGCCTTGTCCGCATCCAAATAGACAAGCTCGGGCTCGATGGCCTAAAGCCTGGCGAATGGAAAGATGTTACTGCGTTTTTTTCTCATACAACCATGCAATCAACGCACCGTAAACGCAATCGATCCAACCGCGATCGGTAA
- a CDS encoding thioesterase family protein, producing the protein MSRLQEGLTGSIEFIVDDEHTAKEIGSGTLEVLATPAMIAMLEKAAWTTVQPYLEEGFGTVGTLMNVTHEAPTPIGMKVECIAKLVGTDERKLVFEVDAYDEKGHIGGGTHERYIVQNDRFQSKADAKISK; encoded by the coding sequence ATGTCTCGATTACAAGAGGGTCTCACAGGTAGCATCGAATTCATTGTCGACGACGAACATACCGCAAAGGAAATCGGCAGCGGTACGTTAGAAGTTCTCGCTACCCCTGCGATGATCGCGATGCTCGAAAAAGCAGCCTGGACCACCGTACAACCTTACCTTGAAGAAGGATTCGGGACTGTCGGAACCCTGATGAACGTGACCCACGAAGCCCCGACGCCCATCGGCATGAAGGTCGAATGCATCGCAAAACTCGTGGGGACGGACGAAAGAAAACTCGTTTTTGAAGTCGACGCCTATGACGAAAAAGGCCATATCGGTGGCGGCACGCACGAACGCTATATCGTGCAAAACGACCGTTTTCAGTCTAAAGCAGACGCTAAAATTTCTAAATAA
- the rmuC gene encoding DNA recombination protein RmuC, which produces MELLAVLIAAILMILVCAFLYVSFRAKKDAASVEKEIRLQSDNEHLTAEILALKEKNHSLEIENSGLVQKLAKAEADLNASEVTSQKMIEEQQKRFDEISQKLTEQMKNATGEMLKQRQQEFSKSSEMNLGQIVKPLQESIENMKKSMEEAKVSQAGLGASLKEQLKHAMDMSSSAKESADELARVFKHQSKLQGDWGETVLAELLESQGLEEGIHFETQGVLRDENGNRVVTENGKTLRPDVMLHLDKNRVVVIDSKVSLTAFMEYVNAEDEVRREAALQAHLDSILQHVKELSEKDYSSYVRPPLVNVDYVIMFIPHTPAFLTAWQKRPTLWREAMDKHVCIASEQTLYAALQIIRMTWRQITQAENHEKVYALANEMLDRVGQFMKKYSAVGTALASAQKAYEEGEKKLSDSGQSIPQTCAKLLKLGAKQSLKNPIPQIENGC; this is translated from the coding sequence GTGGAATTATTGGCTGTTTTGATCGCCGCTATTTTGATGATTCTCGTGTGCGCATTCCTCTATGTTTCGTTTCGAGCGAAAAAGGATGCGGCGAGCGTCGAAAAAGAAATTCGACTGCAATCGGACAATGAACATTTGACGGCAGAGATTTTAGCATTAAAAGAAAAGAATCATTCCCTGGAAATCGAAAATTCCGGGCTTGTGCAAAAACTCGCCAAGGCAGAAGCGGACTTGAACGCATCTGAAGTGACATCCCAAAAGATGATTGAGGAACAGCAAAAACGCTTTGATGAAATTTCGCAGAAACTCACCGAGCAGATGAAGAACGCGACGGGAGAAATGCTTAAACAGCGTCAGCAGGAATTTTCCAAATCGAGCGAAATGAACCTGGGACAGATTGTGAAACCGCTCCAGGAATCCATCGAAAACATGAAAAAGTCAATGGAGGAAGCCAAGGTTTCCCAGGCAGGACTTGGCGCTTCTCTTAAAGAGCAATTAAAACATGCGATGGACATGAGCTCTTCTGCAAAGGAAAGCGCCGATGAGCTCGCCCGTGTATTCAAGCATCAGAGCAAGCTGCAGGGCGATTGGGGAGAAACGGTTCTCGCGGAACTTTTGGAAAGTCAGGGTTTGGAAGAAGGCATCCATTTTGAAACACAGGGCGTTCTTCGCGATGAAAACGGGAACCGTGTAGTTACGGAAAATGGGAAAACCTTGCGCCCGGACGTGATGCTCCATTTGGATAAGAATCGCGTTGTCGTCATCGATTCCAAGGTTTCCTTGACCGCTTTTATGGAATATGTGAATGCCGAAGACGAAGTCCGTCGAGAAGCCGCTCTTCAGGCGCATCTGGACAGCATTTTACAGCATGTGAAGGAACTTTCCGAAAAAGATTATTCCTCTTATGTGCGACCGCCTCTTGTGAATGTGGATTATGTAATCATGTTCATTCCGCATACGCCCGCATTTTTGACCGCTTGGCAGAAACGTCCAACCCTTTGGCGCGAAGCGATGGACAAGCACGTTTGCATTGCGAGCGAGCAGACTCTTTACGCTGCGTTGCAGATCATTCGAATGACCTGGCGGCAGATTACGCAGGCGGAAAACCATGAAAAGGTTTATGCGCTTGCAAACGAAATGCTCGATCGCGTGGGACAGTTCATGAAGAAGTACTCCGCGGTTGGAACGGCCTTGGCGAGTGCGCAAAAGGCTTATGAAGAAGGCGAAAAGAAACTTTCGGATTCGGGTCAGAGCATTCCGCAGACCTGTGCAAAGCTCTTAAAGCTCGGAGCAAAGCAGAGCCTTAAGAATCCGATTCCGCAGATTGAAAATGGATGTTGA
- a CDS encoding potassium channel family protein, which translates to MKSFAIIGLGLFGSQLAMDLFNEGHNVLVIDNDENIIEKIADRVSKAVTVDAKNREALSQLGIQKYDCVIVCTSNDLATSVIITMNLKALQVQKIICKVRDETDKEVLETLGASMCIVPEHVAAMKLSKKLTADNVVDFTQLSEGHSIMEIEVPPSWTGKTILELNVRSQYGLNIIAIRRNESLCVELTPSFTLEEGDILILIGSNKNLSKLQKLK; encoded by the coding sequence ATGAAATCATTTGCCATCATCGGACTTGGACTTTTTGGATCGCAACTTGCCATGGACCTGTTCAACGAAGGCCACAACGTTCTCGTCATCGACAACGACGAGAACATCATCGAAAAAATCGCCGACCGCGTTTCCAAAGCGGTGACAGTCGATGCTAAGAATCGCGAAGCCCTTTCTCAGCTCGGCATTCAAAAATACGACTGCGTGATTGTTTGTACGTCGAACGACCTTGCCACTTCGGTGATCATCACCATGAACCTGAAGGCGCTTCAAGTGCAGAAGATCATCTGCAAAGTCCGTGACGAAACCGACAAGGAAGTTCTCGAAACCTTGGGCGCGTCCATGTGCATTGTCCCAGAACATGTGGCAGCGATGAAGCTTTCGAAAAAACTGACCGCGGATAACGTCGTCGATTTTACACAGCTTTCCGAAGGCCACAGCATCATGGAAATCGAGGTCCCGCCATCTTGGACCGGGAAAACGATTTTGGAATTGAACGTTCGTTCTCAATACGGTCTAAACATCATCGCGATCCGCAGAAACGAAAGCCTTTGCGTAGAACTCACCCCGAGCTTTACCCTGGAAGAAGGCGACATCTTGATTCTGATCGGCAGCAACAAGAACCTTTCCAAGCTGCAAAAGCTCAAGTAA
- a CDS encoding TrkH family potassium uptake protein, translating to MVIKQHRIILNLYQKTIAVFILVILFGAILLALPFASQTGNSCGFLTALFTSTSAVCVTGLSKVDIWTHFTLFGQIVLLLLLQIGGLGFMSIITVFFHLFNRREGIQSLSLSAESLRTDNFQNLKRIQMRLLIGSLCFESVGALILFFCFLPSMGFLKAAWFGIFHAISAFCNAGFDLMGAISPGAGMICFQNHSIVLLTLSALIVIGGIGFLVWDDIASSGHPRKWSVYTQIVISVSAFLILFGAGSFFFMEFHNPETIGNMNLGHQIVNSIFQAVTPRTAGFASIDQSSLSDSSIALTSLLMIVGGSAGSTAGGIKTATFLIIFMTILSNLQGKKNVTIFHRTVSHEQLQYAFAISGGFVLLSITGGFLIAFSSDIPFAHAFFESISAISTVGLSLGVTASLSPVSSLIVILLMYTGRVGLLTLTLGFFKAREDLSIKYPSAKLIIG from the coding sequence ATGGTGATTAAACAACATCGAATTATTTTGAATCTTTACCAAAAGACCATTGCCGTCTTTATTTTGGTAATCCTTTTTGGTGCAATTCTCCTAGCGCTTCCATTCGCATCTCAAACGGGAAACAGTTGCGGATTTTTGACCGCCCTTTTTACGTCGACATCGGCTGTCTGCGTCACGGGACTTTCCAAGGTCGATATTTGGACGCACTTTACGCTGTTTGGGCAAATCGTGCTGCTGTTGTTGTTGCAAATTGGCGGTCTTGGATTCATGTCCATCATCACCGTTTTCTTTCACCTGTTCAATCGCCGGGAAGGTATCCAAAGCCTTTCCTTGAGCGCGGAATCCCTTAGAACCGATAACTTTCAAAACTTAAAGCGCATTCAAATGCGTCTTCTCATCGGATCTCTTTGTTTTGAATCGGTGGGCGCATTGATTTTATTTTTCTGTTTTCTGCCTTCGATGGGATTTTTAAAAGCGGCATGGTTTGGAATTTTCCATGCGATTTCCGCCTTTTGCAATGCGGGTTTCGATTTGATGGGAGCTATTTCACCGGGGGCAGGGATGATCTGTTTTCAAAATCATTCCATCGTGCTTCTGACACTTTCCGCATTAATCGTGATTGGCGGAATCGGCTTTCTTGTGTGGGACGACATCGCAAGTTCGGGGCATCCTCGTAAATGGTCCGTCTATACCCAGATCGTGATTTCCGTCAGTGCATTCTTGATTTTGTTTGGTGCAGGCTCCTTCTTCTTCATGGAGTTTCACAATCCCGAAACCATCGGTAACATGAATCTTGGACACCAGATTGTGAATTCCATTTTCCAGGCGGTCACGCCGCGTACAGCGGGTTTTGCTTCCATCGATCAAAGTTCCCTTTCGGATTCTTCGATCGCCCTGACTTCCCTGCTGATGATTGTCGGAGGCTCTGCCGGTTCAACGGCGGGCGGAATCAAGACGGCGACCTTCTTGATTATTTTCATGACCATCCTTTCTAATTTGCAGGGAAAGAAGAATGTGACGATATTCCACAGAACCGTGAGTCATGAACAGCTGCAATATGCGTTCGCTATTTCCGGAGGCTTTGTTCTGCTGAGCATCACCGGTGGATTTTTGATTGCCTTTTCTTCCGATATTCCTTTTGCTCACGCCTTTTTTGAAAGCATTTCCGCGATTTCGACCGTGGGTCTTTCACTCGGCGTCACTGCTTCGCTTTCTCCCGTTTCAAGCCTCATCGTCATCCTTCTGATGTACACAGGCCGTGTCGGACTTTTGACTTTAACCCTCGGATTTTTCAAGGCAAGAGAGGACTTGTCCATTAAATATCCGTCCGCAAAACTCATTATCGGTTAA
- a CDS encoding gamma-glutamyl-gamma-aminobutyrate hydrolase family protein, whose product MKALIGVMPLWDDEKESIWMFPGYLEGIQKAGGIPIVLPLSSDEGDLEHLVKMCDEFLFTGGHDVSPELYQEKLLNKSVVCCSRRDAMEKIVLQKVLELDKPLLGICRGIQFLNAALGGTLYQDLPTERPSVMEHHQQAPYDVPVHRVKILKDSPLFQCLGVEELLVNSYHHQAVRRMSPMLKPMAVSEDGLVEALYMPGHRFVWAVQWHPEFSYKTDVSSIQILQAFVRMSGK is encoded by the coding sequence ATGAAAGCATTGATCGGTGTAATGCCCCTGTGGGATGACGAAAAGGAAAGCATCTGGATGTTCCCCGGCTACTTGGAAGGGATTCAAAAAGCGGGCGGAATTCCGATTGTTTTACCGCTCTCTTCCGATGAAGGCGACTTGGAGCATTTGGTAAAAATGTGTGATGAATTTCTGTTCACCGGTGGTCATGATGTTTCTCCGGAGCTATACCAGGAAAAGCTTTTGAACAAATCCGTCGTCTGCTGCAGTCGAAGGGATGCGATGGAAAAGATCGTGCTGCAAAAGGTTTTGGAACTCGACAAGCCTTTGCTCGGCATTTGTCGCGGTATCCAGTTTTTGAATGCCGCTCTCGGGGGAACCTTGTATCAGGACCTGCCGACGGAAAGACCTTCGGTGATGGAACATCACCAACAGGCTCCTTATGACGTTCCTGTGCACCGGGTAAAAATTCTCAAGGATTCGCCTTTGTTCCAATGCTTGGGCGTGGAAGAGCTCTTGGTGAACAGTTATCATCATCAAGCGGTCAGAAGGATGTCGCCTATGTTAAAACCAATGGCCGTTTCGGAAGACGGCTTGGTGGAAGCTCTTTATATGCCTGGACATCGCTTTGTTTGGGCGGTACAGTGGCATCCGGAATTTTCGTACAAGACGGATGTGAGCAGTATTCAAATATTGCAAGCATTTGTAAGGATGAGTGGCAAATAA
- the trxA gene encoding thioredoxin: MSELTITKENFEAEVMQSKVPVLIDFWASWCGPCRMLSPIISEIAEESEGKFKVGKVNVDEQEELAAQFRVSSIPTLVVVKDGKVTNSSVGVRPKAQILAMI, translated from the coding sequence ATGTCTGAACTGACGATCACAAAAGAAAACTTTGAAGCAGAAGTTATGCAGTCCAAGGTCCCGGTGCTCATCGATTTTTGGGCAAGCTGGTGCGGACCTTGCCGCATGCTCTCCCCGATTATTTCCGAAATTGCGGAAGAGAGCGAGGGAAAGTTCAAGGTTGGCAAGGTGAACGTGGACGAACAGGAAGAACTCGCCGCCCAGTTCCGCGTATCGAGCATTCCGACTCTTGTCGTGGTCAAGGACGGCAAGGTCACGAACAGCTCTGTCGGCGTGCGGCCTAAGGCTCAGATTCTCGCCATGATCTAA
- a CDS encoding CopG family antitoxin — MAPKRKSQKRKHPKGFKLVKDIYSPSEIEALENDTHVRFPMTISGGHESETLEESLSRIKRAIAESKEEKKMYSIRLKVKTVDAIKRKASAAGIPYQTYINALLDNAALA; from the coding sequence ATGGCTCCAAAACGTAAATCGCAAAAACGTAAGCATCCCAAAGGCTTCAAGCTGGTAAAGGATATTTATTCCCCAAGCGAAATCGAAGCCCTGGAAAATGATACGCATGTTAGATTTCCCATGACAATCTCGGGCGGTCATGAATCCGAAACTTTGGAAGAATCGCTTTCGCGAATCAAGCGTGCCATTGCGGAATCCAAGGAAGAAAAAAAGATGTACTCAATCCGTCTCAAAGTCAAGACGGTCGATGCGATCAAGCGCAAGGCTTCTGCCGCCGGCATTCCGTACCAAACCTACATCAACGCCCTCCTCGACAACGCCGCGCTTGCGTAG
- a CDS encoding IspD/TarI family cytidylyltransferase, with amino-acid sequence MNIALLTAGGTGNRMGQDIPKQFMCIDNQPVIIYTMQAFQYSKDIDAIAVVCIPGWEPIMQAYANQFNITKLKWIFPGGDSNQESIFNGISGLKSNGCDDDDIILVHDGVRPLVSNEIIANNIATCKEFGYAVTGLTCKEAIMELVDGNVHEIEIPRERLVRTQTPHTYRLKSLLKAHEDAKKQGIVNTVASCTLIAATGVKDQHLVEGSEKNGLKLTRPQDVEIFKAMIHSEPEPWMK; translated from the coding sequence ATGAACATAGCTCTTTTGACAGCGGGTGGAACCGGCAACCGAATGGGACAGGACATCCCGAAACAGTTCATGTGCATTGATAATCAGCCTGTGATCATCTATACGATGCAGGCATTTCAATACAGTAAAGATATTGATGCTATCGCGGTGGTCTGCATCCCTGGATGGGAACCGATCATGCAGGCGTACGCGAACCAGTTCAACATCACCAAGTTGAAGTGGATTTTTCCGGGCGGCGATTCGAATCAAGAGTCTATCTTCAACGGCATCAGCGGGTTGAAGTCCAACGGGTGTGACGATGACGATATTATCCTTGTGCATGATGGCGTGCGGCCTCTTGTGTCGAACGAGATCATTGCGAATAATATTGCCACCTGCAAAGAATTTGGGTATGCTGTTACCGGGCTTACTTGCAAGGAAGCGATCATGGAATTGGTGGATGGGAACGTCCATGAAATCGAGATCCCTCGGGAACGCTTGGTTCGCACGCAAACGCCGCATACCTACCGGCTGAAATCCTTGTTGAAGGCGCACGAAGACGCTAAAAAACAGGGGATTGTCAATACGGTCGCCTCCTGTACGCTGATTGCCGCTACGGGCGTCAAGGATCAGCACCTGGTCGAAGGTTCTGAAAAGAACGGGTTAAAGCTGACTCGTCCGCAGGATGTCGAAATTTTCAAGGCGATGATCCATAGCGAACCTGAACCTTGGATGAAGTAG
- a CDS encoding NAD-dependent epimerase/dehydratase family protein, which translates to MPYADDVKRAAESLLPWEKLSGKNILITGATGMIGSTLIDVLMSHAPLDFHVYASGRNESKVAAVFSKYARNPHFHFVRYDVREPLESDVCFHYMIAGAGVASPQLYSTDPVSVIKSNLWGVDNLLSYGAKNGLEKFLYISSGEIYGEGDGRVFSEDYSGYVNCATLRACYPSAKRATESLCIAYGHQFSIDVSIARPCHVYGPHFTDSDKRVYAQFIRNVLRKEDIVMKSTGSQYRSWCYAVDCATALLFILLKGENGEAYNIADESSNITIKELAEMVAGIGNRKVVIDLPDEAEKQGFNIVTKSLYSTEKLRSLGWTCNGSMLDKMKSTIEALQG; encoded by the coding sequence ATGCCTTACGCGGATGACGTAAAAAGGGCTGCGGAAAGCCTGCTCCCCTGGGAAAAGTTGAGCGGCAAGAACATTTTGATTACGGGCGCTACCGGCATGATCGGTTCCACCTTAATCGATGTCTTAATGTCTCATGCGCCTTTAGATTTTCATGTTTATGCGTCTGGGCGTAATGAGTCCAAAGTGGCGGCGGTCTTTTCTAAATACGCGAGGAATCCCCATTTCCATTTTGTCCGTTATGACGTGAGGGAACCTTTGGAAAGCGATGTTTGCTTTCACTATATGATTGCCGGTGCAGGCGTGGCTTCGCCGCAGCTGTATTCCACGGACCCGGTTTCCGTAATCAAGTCGAACCTTTGGGGGGTCGACAACTTGCTGTCGTACGGGGCTAAAAATGGCCTGGAAAAATTTCTCTACATCTCTTCTGGCGAAATATATGGCGAAGGGGATGGACGTGTCTTTTCAGAAGACTATAGCGGCTATGTGAATTGCGCGACCCTTCGTGCCTGTTATCCGTCTGCAAAACGGGCGACAGAATCTCTTTGCATTGCCTACGGCCACCAGTTCTCGATAGATGTGAGTATTGCAAGGCCGTGCCATGTATATGGCCCCCATTTTACCGACTCCGATAAGCGGGTGTATGCCCAGTTCATTCGAAATGTTCTTCGCAAGGAAGACATTGTGATGAAGAGTACGGGCTCGCAATACCGGTCTTGGTGCTATGCGGTGGATTGTGCAACGGCTTTGCTCTTTATTTTGCTGAAAGGCGAAAATGGGGAAGCGTACAACATCGCCGACGAAAGTTCGAATATAACTATTAAGGAACTGGCGGAGATGGTCGCTGGCATTGGAAACCGAAAAGTGGTAATCGATTTGCCGGACGAAGCGGAAAAGCAGGGCTTTAACATTGTGACGAAATCCCTGTATTCCACAGAAAAGCTTCGCTCCCTGGGTTGGACGTGTAACGGAAGCATGCTCGACAAGATGAAGTCGACGATAGAGGCGTTGCAAGGATGA
- a CDS encoding polysaccharide pyruvyl transferase family protein, whose protein sequence is MKKIVVMGLFTDPNQGDPLIHRTVKELYTRCSEEKIEWKDVNFRFFFEGLPRKFAIHVAKKLFYKVKRLAVRFNSKFLYNVQIKILAYCMAQHFKGCDGVLLVGGGVIHYKFHDYWITISASLLACKKLNIPMLINAIGIEGFDEKNPKCQLLSKYMRVGSLRFISTRDDVTTLKEKYLKGDTSVYVTKVIDPVIFCSKLFDVKVQKEGVVGVGLLWKNFMKKYREKITVADLRKYYIDVVEELERRNIRWEFFTNGLETDTDLIPDLEEHFKRKFEVRIPHDTDEFMSMIASYRGIITARMHGCITAYSFDVPAVAYNWVEKVGFWFQNIHHPERTILLDNLDGSMAVQRFLTAEKEGYEADLRKELEENHLKSIKKALEFIR, encoded by the coding sequence ATGAAAAAAATTGTTGTAATGGGACTATTTACAGACCCGAATCAGGGAGATCCGTTAATTCATAGGACGGTAAAAGAACTTTATACGCGTTGTAGCGAAGAAAAAATAGAATGGAAAGATGTGAATTTCCGCTTTTTCTTTGAAGGTCTCCCGAGGAAATTTGCAATTCATGTCGCGAAAAAATTGTTTTATAAGGTTAAACGATTAGCCGTTCGGTTTAACTCAAAATTTTTATATAATGTTCAAATAAAAATCCTCGCATATTGCATGGCGCAACATTTTAAAGGATGCGATGGCGTTCTTCTTGTGGGCGGTGGAGTTATTCATTATAAATTCCATGATTATTGGATAACTATTTCCGCATCACTTTTAGCTTGTAAAAAATTGAACATTCCGATGCTGATTAATGCGATTGGTATTGAAGGCTTTGATGAAAAGAATCCAAAGTGCCAACTGCTCAGTAAATACATGCGGGTTGGCAGCTTGCGCTTTATTTCGACACGGGACGATGTTACGACTCTGAAGGAAAAGTATTTAAAAGGCGACACTTCGGTCTATGTGACTAAAGTGATTGATCCTGTGATATTCTGTTCTAAATTGTTTGATGTGAAGGTCCAAAAAGAAGGCGTTGTGGGAGTCGGTCTGCTTTGGAAAAACTTTATGAAAAAGTATCGTGAAAAAATCACGGTAGCGGATCTTCGCAAGTATTATATCGATGTTGTTGAAGAATTAGAACGCCGGAATATTCGCTGGGAATTTTTCACAAATGGTTTGGAAACAGATACAGATTTAATTCCCGATTTGGAAGAGCATTTTAAGCGAAAATTTGAGGTCCGTATTCCCCATGATACAGACGAATTCATGTCGATGATCGCTTCTTATAGAGGAATCATTACGGCCCGCATGCATGGATGCATTACGGCTTACTCTTTTGATGTTCCGGCTGTGGCTTATAATTGGGTGGAAAAGGTGGGCTTTTGGTTCCAAAACATTCATCATCCGGAGAGGACGATCCTGTTAGACAATCTGGATGGCTCGATGGCTGTACAACGATTCTTGACTGCCGAAAAAGAAGGCTATGAGGCAGACCTGAGAAAGGAACTGGAAGAAAATCATCTCAAGTCCATAAAAAAAGCTTTGGAATTCATTCGCTAA